A segment of the Psychrobacillus sp. FSL K6-2836 genome:
GAGTCGTATCCTTCTTTGTCATCATATTATGTGGAGTTTTTATGATTAATCGAAAAGAAATTAAGTAATTCTGAGGTGGGCAGGTGGGAGCATTGATTTATGTAATCATCGTCATATCTTTAGCGACAGTATTTTTGCTCACGCGTTTATGTTCGGTAAAGAAAGAAGTGAAAAAGATCGGAAAACAGCTACAATTCTATAACGATCGAAAAACTAATAAAAAAATTGATATGGCGCTTATTGATAAAGATATAGAAAATCTGGGACTAGAAATTAATAAGCTTATTGATTTGCATGTGACGGAGAATCGATTAAGAGTGCGTTTTAAAGATGAACATAAACACGCTGTTGCAAACATGTCCCATGATTTGAGAACACCATTAACTTCTATACTGGGGTACATTCAGATGGCTGAAGCGGATAATCTGACAGCTGAAGAAAAAAATGAATTACTATCGATCGCATTCAACCGAGCAAAAAGACTAGAAGTATTGTTAAAGGAATTCTTTGAGCTGAGTGTTATTGAATCCTCCGAATACCATCTAAAGTCTGAGCGAGTCAATCTCAAGGAGATTACTTTTGATATATTAATGAGCTTCTATGACCGTTTAAATGAAAAAAATATGGAACCTAGCATAACAATGCCAGAAACGGATATATTCATTATTTCTGATGATTCAGCCGTAAAGAGAGTTTTTGAAAATCTGATGTCCAATGCGATTGCCTATTCAGATGGAAATATCAGAATTAGTCTTGAGGAAAAAGATTCAATGGCAAGACTAATCGTGAAAAATGATGCACATTCATTAACCGAAGAAGCTGCCCAGCGTATGTTTGACCGATTTTATACTGTCGATCAATCACGTTCGGGTACAAGTACCGGCTTAGGCTTGTCGATTGTGAAAAGCTTGATGGAAAAAATGAATGGGACAATTATAGTCCAGCTAAATGATGGCGAATTATCGATAGTTTGTGAATGGAAGTCAGTAGCTTAATAAAAAACTAATGAAGAAAGGAGGAAAGATTGTGTCTAAAAACAAAAGTCTTATTTTTTTATTGATATTAATTATTTCGATTCCTCTATTGTTTGTTCCTTTACTAGCTCAGGCTGATGAAATGTTCGATACAGGAAAAGTGGATGAGTATGTTACGAATTATATAGAGAACAACGGGCTGCCTGGTGCTGCTATCGTAGTCATAAAGGATGGAAAGGTACTATATGAAAAAGGATTTGGTCATGATTCTGACGGAGATCCACTGACAGCAAAGTCTATTATTGGTATTGCTTCTGGTACAAAGCCATTCACTGCATTTGCGGTTTTACAATTGGTTGATGCAGGAAACATAAAATTGGATGAACCTATTATTAATTATCTTCCTGAATTAAAACTAGGTGATGAAAGGTGGGGACAGGTGACTGTACGTCACTTGTTGAGTCACACATCTGGTCTGCCGAATCCTACCATTGTAGCACCAGCGAATACCTTAAAAGAAGGTGTAGGACGTCTGCATGATTGGAAACTACAATCCAACCCTGGAGAAAAGTATTTTTATAGTAATGCAAACTACTGGACATTAGCTTATTTAGTAGAAGAAATAAGTGGAATGGGGTTAAATGACTACCTAACAGAAAATGTGTTCACACCGCTCGGAATGAATGATTCCATCTCGGTAGTTAACTCTGGGGATATTACAAAAAAATTAGAAATACCTCGAGGATATGTCACGTTATATGGTACGGCAATGCCATGGACAGAGCTTGAAAAAATGTTCAGTGGTTCAGGGAGTATTTTTACGACTGCTAGTGATATGGGAAAATGGTTAGCTATGCATACAAACGACGGAAAAAATGAAAAAGGAGAACAATTACTATCACAAGAGTTACTAAAAGAGTCCTATTTACCACAATCTAGGAATGGGAAATATGGACTTGGTTGGTCTTTAAGCTCCCTAAATATTAAGCCAGCTCGCATTTCTCATAGCGGCTCAAACTCTACTTTTCAATCCCAACAAGATATCGTTCCAAGTAGCGGCTATGCGGTTGCCGTTTTATTGAATAGTTTCACTCCTACATTCGAACATGCATATGAGATCAGTTCTGGAGTTATTCAATTGACAGAGGGAAAAAAAACCGAAATAAAATCTTCAATTCCTAAAATGATAGATTTATCACTTGGTGTTATCACATTGATTTACTTGATATTAGGAATCAGAGGTATAAGAAGAAGTAAAAAATGGACGAAAAAACGTAACCAGCATGTAGCTTGGAAATTCTATCTTCGTTTAATTCCGCAATTGATACCTGTCCTTGGTATAGGATGGTTATTATTTATTCTCCCTATATTAAAAAATAACAGTTCCACCACGTTAGATGCATTCGGTCTTTGGCCAGCTGCGATAATTTTATTGGCAATAGGTTTCATCATTGGATTGGTGCTCACAAGTTTAAGAATCTATTATCGAATAAGATTAATTAGAAATAGAAGATTGTGAAGAATTACACTAAAAGTAACGGGTGCTTTACTTCAAGAAGGAGTAAAGCTTTTTTCTTATTGAACTTACGCAGTAGTTTAGTTGAAGAAGGAATTCGAAGACGATTGGAGAAATTATCTAATAGATAGAGGGGGGAGGATAGTGAAAAGTCCATATTTTTAAT
Coding sequences within it:
- a CDS encoding serine hydrolase domain-containing protein, translating into MSKNKSLIFLLILIISIPLLFVPLLAQADEMFDTGKVDEYVTNYIENNGLPGAAIVVIKDGKVLYEKGFGHDSDGDPLTAKSIIGIASGTKPFTAFAVLQLVDAGNIKLDEPIINYLPELKLGDERWGQVTVRHLLSHTSGLPNPTIVAPANTLKEGVGRLHDWKLQSNPGEKYFYSNANYWTLAYLVEEISGMGLNDYLTENVFTPLGMNDSISVVNSGDITKKLEIPRGYVTLYGTAMPWTELEKMFSGSGSIFTTASDMGKWLAMHTNDGKNEKGEQLLSQELLKESYLPQSRNGKYGLGWSLSSLNIKPARISHSGSNSTFQSQQDIVPSSGYAVAVLLNSFTPTFEHAYEISSGVIQLTEGKKTEIKSSIPKMIDLSLGVITLIYLILGIRGIRRSKKWTKKRNQHVAWKFYLRLIPQLIPVLGIGWLLFILPILKNNSSTTLDAFGLWPAAIILLAIGFIIGLVLTSLRIYYRIRLIRNRRL
- a CDS encoding sensor histidine kinase, whose product is MIYVIIVISLATVFLLTRLCSVKKEVKKIGKQLQFYNDRKTNKKIDMALIDKDIENLGLEINKLIDLHVTENRLRVRFKDEHKHAVANMSHDLRTPLTSILGYIQMAEADNLTAEEKNELLSIAFNRAKRLEVLLKEFFELSVIESSEYHLKSERVNLKEITFDILMSFYDRLNEKNMEPSITMPETDIFIISDDSAVKRVFENLMSNAIAYSDGNIRISLEEKDSMARLIVKNDAHSLTEEAAQRMFDRFYTVDQSRSGTSTGLGLSIVKSLMEKMNGTIIVQLNDGELSIVCEWKSVA